The following proteins are co-located in the Elusimicrobiota bacterium genome:
- the pckA gene encoding phosphoenolpyruvate carboxykinase (ATP): MNTTLEPVSRTPAEAEAEALKSDHGLELHGIEGARKVYWNLPTEALVEEALHRREGKLSRGGAFVADTGRHTARSANDKFIVQESTSEKNVWWGQYNRPIEAARFETVYRRLAESFRGKDLFVQDCWAGADPEYRLPVRIITEKAWHSHFARNMFIKPATLAEHRRHKPEFTVISAPSVKADPKRDGTPSETFILLNFQKRVCIIGDTAYAGEIKKSVFTILNYLLPLKDVFPMHCSANVGKDGDAAIFFGLSGTGKTTLSADPLRRLIGDDEHGWSGSGVFNFEDGCYAKVIRLSPKAEPEIHAASHAFGTVLENVVIDPASRVPDLDDDSKTENTRASYPLAAIGNSVPEKRGGHPKNVVFLTCDAWGVLPPISKLSPDQALYQFLSGYTSKVAGTEAGTGKDPLPTFSTCFGAPFMVHHPAVYADMLKKNIAAHGATCWLLNTGWIGGAFGTGKRISIAHTRTLLNAALSGKLAKVPCTTDPVFGFQVPQTCDGIPAGVLDPSASWKDKDEYMRKYKALAVKFAENFKKFQDKCTPDVIRAGPKV; encoded by the coding sequence ATGAACACGACATTGGAACCCGTGAGCCGGACCCCCGCGGAGGCCGAGGCCGAGGCGCTCAAGAGCGACCACGGGCTCGAGCTCCACGGCATCGAGGGCGCGCGGAAGGTCTATTGGAACCTCCCGACCGAGGCCCTCGTCGAGGAGGCCCTGCATCGCCGCGAGGGGAAGCTCTCGCGCGGAGGCGCCTTCGTCGCCGACACCGGCCGCCACACCGCCCGCTCGGCCAACGACAAGTTCATCGTCCAGGAGTCCACCTCCGAGAAGAACGTCTGGTGGGGACAGTACAACCGGCCCATCGAGGCCGCCCGCTTCGAGACGGTCTACCGCCGCCTCGCCGAGTCCTTCCGCGGCAAGGACCTCTTCGTCCAGGACTGCTGGGCCGGCGCCGACCCCGAGTACCGCCTCCCGGTGCGCATCATCACGGAGAAGGCCTGGCACAGCCACTTCGCTCGCAACATGTTCATCAAGCCGGCGACTCTCGCCGAGCACCGGCGCCACAAGCCGGAGTTCACGGTCATCAGCGCGCCCTCGGTGAAGGCGGACCCCAAGCGCGACGGGACGCCCTCGGAGACCTTCATCCTCCTGAACTTCCAGAAGCGCGTCTGCATCATCGGCGACACCGCCTACGCCGGCGAGATCAAGAAATCGGTGTTCACCATCCTCAACTACCTGCTGCCGCTCAAGGACGTCTTCCCCATGCACTGCTCGGCCAACGTGGGGAAGGACGGCGACGCGGCCATCTTCTTCGGGCTCTCGGGCACGGGGAAGACCACGCTCTCGGCCGACCCCCTGCGACGGCTCATCGGCGACGACGAGCACGGCTGGAGCGGGAGCGGCGTCTTCAACTTCGAGGACGGCTGCTACGCGAAGGTCATCCGGCTCTCGCCCAAGGCCGAGCCGGAGATCCACGCCGCGTCCCACGCCTTCGGCACGGTGCTCGAGAACGTGGTCATCGACCCCGCCTCGCGCGTCCCGGACCTCGACGACGACTCCAAGACCGAGAACACCCGGGCGTCCTACCCGCTCGCGGCCATCGGCAACTCGGTGCCGGAGAAGCGCGGCGGGCACCCGAAGAACGTGGTCTTCCTCACCTGCGACGCCTGGGGCGTGCTGCCGCCCATCTCGAAGCTGAGCCCGGACCAGGCGCTCTATCAGTTCCTCTCCGGCTACACCTCGAAGGTCGCCGGCACGGAGGCCGGCACGGGCAAGGACCCCCTGCCGACCTTCAGCACCTGCTTCGGCGCGCCTTTCATGGTGCACCATCCGGCGGTCTACGCGGACATGCTGAAGAAGAACATCGCCGCGCACGGCGCGACCTGCTGGCTCCTCAACACGGGCTGGATCGGCGGCGCCTTCGGTACGGGCAAGCGCATCAGCATCGCCCACACCCGCACGCTGCTCAACGCGGCGCTCTCGGGGAAGCTCGCGAAGGTCCCGTGCACCACGGACCCCGTCTTCGGCTTCCAGGTGCCGCAGACCTGCGACGGGATCCCGGCCGGGGTCCTCGACCCGTCCGCGTCCTGGAAGGACAAGGACGAGTACATGCGCAAGTACAAGGCGCTCGCGGTCAAGTTCGCGGAGAACTTCAAGAAGTTCCAGGACAAGTGCACGCCGGACGTTATAAGGGCAGGCCCTAAGGTGTAG
- a CDS encoding nitroreductase family protein, translating to MDVLEAIRKRASANKFDPARPLSEAQVRELVELATRAPSSFNIQHWRFLAVTRKEDREKLKGLAYNQQKVADAPVVFVVLGDPRAHENLAHALEGSVKAGLMDAKAVQGLSGMAAGMYADPRAQRDEAIRSGAFAAMTLMLAAEAKGLVAGPMIGFDPDAVKKEFKIPERLIPVLMLPVGYAAPGNWPQKPRLPVDEVLAFHDGAKL from the coding sequence ATGGACGTCCTGGAAGCCATCCGCAAGCGCGCCTCGGCCAACAAGTTCGACCCGGCGCGGCCTCTCTCCGAGGCGCAGGTCCGCGAGCTCGTGGAGCTCGCGACGCGCGCCCCGTCGTCGTTCAACATCCAGCACTGGCGCTTCCTCGCGGTGACCCGCAAGGAGGACCGCGAGAAGCTCAAGGGGCTCGCCTACAACCAGCAGAAGGTCGCCGACGCGCCCGTCGTCTTCGTCGTGCTGGGCGACCCCCGCGCGCATGAGAACCTCGCGCACGCATTGGAAGGCTCGGTGAAGGCCGGGCTCATGGACGCCAAGGCCGTGCAGGGACTGTCGGGGATGGCGGCGGGGATGTACGCCGACCCCCGGGCCCAGCGCGATGAGGCCATCCGCTCCGGCGCCTTCGCCGCGATGACGCTCATGCTGGCCGCGGAGGCGAAGGGCCTGGTCGCGGGGCCGATGATCGGCTTCGACCCCGACGCGGTGAAGAAGGAGTTCAAGATCCCGGAGCGCCTTATCCCGGTGCTGATGCTGCCGGTGGGCTACGCCGCGCCCGGCAACTGGCCGCAGAAGCCGCGCCTGCCGGTCGACGAGGTGCTGGCCTTCCACGACGGCGCGAAGCTCTGA
- a CDS encoding MarR family winged helix-turn-helix transcriptional regulator — translation MPTHYAGGEGETRALSAYINLVRASESVVARTHARLASSGLTVTQFGVLEALLHLGPMCQNELAAKLLKSGGNITFVLDNLEKHGLAERRRGGEDRRKAVVHLTAKGRALIARLFKAHAKAVAAEFAVLSKGEQDELRRLCRCLGCGRRA, via the coding sequence ATGCCGACCCACTACGCCGGCGGCGAGGGTGAGACCCGGGCCCTGAGCGCCTACATCAACCTCGTGCGCGCCTCCGAGAGCGTCGTCGCCCGGACCCACGCGCGCCTGGCTTCCTCGGGCCTCACCGTGACCCAGTTCGGGGTCCTCGAGGCGCTCCTGCACCTGGGGCCGATGTGCCAGAACGAGCTCGCCGCGAAGCTCCTCAAGAGCGGCGGGAACATCACCTTCGTCCTCGACAACCTGGAGAAGCACGGCCTCGCCGAGCGGCGCCGCGGCGGCGAGGACCGCCGCAAGGCCGTCGTCCATCTCACCGCGAAGGGACGCGCGCTCATCGCGCGCCTCTTCAAGGCGCACGCGAAGGCCGTCGCCGCGGAGTTCGCGGTCCTTTCGAAGGGCGAGCAGGACGAGCTGCGGCGGCTCTGCCGCTGTCTTGGCTGCGGGAGGAGGGCGTGA
- a CDS encoding poly-gamma-glutamate hydrolase family protein, translating into MKLLPALLLSALFAAPAAAAPARADAPCTPECRSWAELVSVFNEGTDWSVSVEDRRSSFTVFAPHGGALEPGTSELARVLAGGDWNLYLFESLRQGRSRRIHLTSAKYDEPRALELAARSRRAVSVHGSRDAGEKACLGGSSAALRERAAMGLRAAGFEVEEPCRRLPGKTPANLVNRAREGGLQLELPRLLLERLAKDAAAREKFRAAVRSALTDPAP; encoded by the coding sequence GTGAAGCTCCTTCCCGCCCTGCTCTTGAGCGCCCTGTTCGCCGCCCCCGCGGCGGCGGCGCCCGCGCGCGCGGACGCCCCCTGCACGCCGGAGTGCCGCAGTTGGGCGGAGCTCGTCTCCGTCTTCAATGAAGGGACCGACTGGAGCGTGAGCGTGGAGGACCGCCGCTCCTCCTTCACCGTCTTCGCCCCCCACGGGGGCGCGCTGGAGCCGGGCACCTCCGAGCTCGCGCGCGTCCTGGCGGGCGGGGATTGGAACCTCTACCTCTTCGAGTCCCTGCGGCAGGGCCGCTCGCGCCGCATCCACCTGACTTCGGCGAAGTACGACGAGCCGCGCGCGCTGGAGCTGGCCGCTCGCAGCCGGCGCGCCGTCTCCGTGCACGGCAGCCGCGACGCCGGCGAGAAGGCCTGCCTCGGCGGCTCCTCCGCGGCCCTGCGGGAGCGTGCGGCGATGGGATTGCGGGCGGCCGGCTTCGAGGTCGAGGAGCCCTGCCGGCGCCTGCCGGGGAAGACCCCCGCGAACCTCGTCAACCGCGCCCGCGAGGGCGGCCTCCAGCTCGAGCTGCCCCGACTCCTCCTTGAGCGCCTGGCAAAAGACGCGGCGGCGCGGGAGAAGTTCCGCGCCGCCGTGCGTTCCGCCCTGACGGACCCCGCGCCTTGA
- a CDS encoding class I SAM-dependent methyltransferase gives MNPPPSRFEPHKSGQDQAPPRCPCCGGGRVAKAFDSIEEGFSVLRCPDCGLGRTWPVVPGPEIGRWYPEVYYGRENVRFNPVFEALTRLFRRRRASVLYNRVPRGPVLDVGCGRGFILRYLKDLGYEAHGTEYSETAAWHARSVLGLEVSTGDFLQSPHEKDRYHAVVFWHSLEHMPDPFEAVARARELLKTGGLLAVAVPNFESAQSRAFGRRWFHLDVPRHYYHFGARSLEAVLQRYGFRVVQLDHFSFEQNPYGWLQSLFDALGFEHNFLYDLLKSRGARSRRIRHHPFQALGTLLLLPVLVPLVLALTLWETAARTGGTIELYAIKEHE, from the coding sequence GTGAACCCGCCCCCCTCGCGCTTCGAGCCCCACAAGAGCGGCCAGGACCAGGCGCCTCCGCGCTGCCCCTGCTGCGGGGGAGGGCGCGTCGCGAAGGCCTTCGACAGCATCGAGGAGGGCTTCTCCGTCCTGCGCTGCCCGGACTGCGGCCTGGGCCGGACCTGGCCGGTCGTGCCCGGCCCCGAGATCGGGCGCTGGTACCCCGAGGTCTACTACGGCCGCGAGAACGTCCGCTTCAACCCCGTCTTCGAGGCCCTCACCCGCCTCTTCCGCCGCCGCCGGGCCTCCGTGCTCTACAACCGCGTGCCGCGGGGGCCGGTGCTCGACGTGGGCTGCGGGCGCGGATTCATCCTGCGCTACCTCAAGGACCTCGGCTACGAGGCGCACGGCACCGAGTACTCCGAGACGGCCGCCTGGCACGCGCGCAGCGTCCTCGGCCTCGAGGTCAGCACCGGGGACTTCCTCCAGTCCCCGCACGAGAAGGACCGCTACCACGCGGTGGTGTTCTGGCACTCGCTCGAGCACATGCCCGACCCTTTCGAGGCCGTCGCCCGCGCCCGGGAGCTCCTGAAGACCGGCGGCCTGCTGGCCGTCGCGGTCCCGAACTTCGAGAGCGCGCAGTCGCGCGCGTTCGGCCGGCGCTGGTTCCACCTCGACGTCCCGCGCCACTACTACCATTTCGGGGCCCGCTCGCTGGAGGCCGTGCTCCAGCGCTACGGCTTCCGCGTGGTGCAGCTCGACCATTTCAGCTTCGAGCAGAACCCCTACGGCTGGCTCCAGAGCCTCTTCGACGCGCTGGGCTTCGAGCACAACTTCCTCTACGACCTCCTGAAGAGCCGCGGCGCCCGCTCGCGCCGCATCCGCCACCATCCGTTCCAGGCTCTGGGGACCCTGCTGCTGCTGCCCGTCCTCGTCCCGCTCGTGCTCGCCCTGACGCTCTGGGAGACGGCCGCGCGCACCGGGGGCACCATCGAGCTCTACGCCATCAAGGAACACGAATGA
- a CDS encoding glycosyltransferase family 39 protein, whose product MNFHLSRRFCLTVILLVSVLMHLKGLAAPVLDYHYHRQCNTAAIGRNYFEHKLQFFHPRIDWMGSYDGRAATEFPLYMFLIGVLWPFFLGELWGRLLAVLFSALTGVYLFRFLEEKLGREAAFYSGVLFSFIPLEIYFGRTVQPEALALLSTVAAFDHWERSLTPDRPPGDWLAAVFFAFFAISHKLPYVFMLIPMAYLAWQKLGKMALRDAGVLLSFPLIGLGVYGWYHHAAGGAYVVPAHQGEFLALLDYKHLPYFVQFQFVSRFPELAATYGGLLLMFFGLREVVFRKKMVFFAVWFGAICAHLIAGGRYTFSHEYTSLPLVPVNAAFMGEGLRLLRERASAVRRDMRGWAWAALAVLVLSIPVHATLRIHHWYKLSYPFLLQAEKVVDGFSAREDLFVTNDRTGSVFLYKIHRRGWGWDFRQYGEKDTLAQIEERRGQGAKYLLTEKTGVFADATDPIAKRVYARWPVVHDGDGMVVFRLEEKKVSARAAARGKGKNPRMRK is encoded by the coding sequence ATGAACTTCCACCTCAGCCGCCGCTTCTGCCTGACGGTCATCCTCCTGGTCTCCGTGCTCATGCACCTGAAGGGCCTCGCGGCGCCCGTGCTCGACTACCACTACCACCGCCAGTGCAACACCGCGGCCATCGGCCGAAACTACTTCGAGCACAAGCTCCAGTTCTTCCATCCCCGCATCGACTGGATGGGGTCCTACGACGGCCGGGCCGCCACCGAGTTCCCGCTCTACATGTTCCTCATCGGCGTCCTCTGGCCGTTCTTCCTCGGCGAGCTCTGGGGCCGCCTCCTCGCGGTCCTGTTCTCGGCGCTGACCGGGGTCTACCTCTTCCGCTTCCTCGAGGAGAAGCTCGGGCGCGAGGCCGCCTTCTATTCCGGAGTGCTCTTCTCGTTCATCCCGCTCGAGATCTACTTCGGACGCACCGTGCAGCCCGAGGCGCTCGCGCTGCTCTCGACGGTCGCCGCCTTCGACCACTGGGAGCGCTCGCTGACCCCGGACCGCCCTCCGGGCGACTGGCTCGCGGCCGTCTTCTTCGCCTTCTTCGCCATCTCGCACAAGCTTCCCTACGTCTTCATGCTCATCCCCATGGCCTATCTGGCCTGGCAGAAGCTCGGGAAGATGGCCCTGCGCGACGCGGGGGTCCTGCTCTCCTTCCCGCTCATCGGGCTGGGCGTCTACGGCTGGTACCACCATGCCGCCGGCGGGGCCTACGTCGTCCCCGCCCACCAGGGGGAGTTCCTCGCGCTCCTCGACTACAAGCATCTTCCCTACTTCGTGCAGTTCCAGTTCGTCTCGCGCTTCCCCGAGCTCGCGGCGACCTACGGCGGCCTGCTGCTCATGTTCTTCGGCTTGCGCGAGGTCGTCTTCCGCAAGAAGATGGTCTTCTTCGCGGTCTGGTTCGGCGCGATCTGCGCGCACCTCATCGCCGGCGGCCGCTACACCTTCAGCCACGAGTACACCTCGCTCCCTCTGGTGCCCGTGAACGCCGCCTTCATGGGCGAGGGTCTGCGCCTGCTGCGCGAGCGCGCCTCGGCGGTCCGGCGGGACATGCGGGGCTGGGCCTGGGCCGCGCTCGCCGTGCTCGTGCTCTCCATCCCCGTGCACGCGACCCTGCGCATCCACCACTGGTACAAGCTCAGCTACCCGTTCCTCCTGCAGGCGGAGAAGGTCGTCGACGGCTTCAGCGCGCGCGAGGACCTCTTCGTCACCAACGACCGCACCGGCTCGGTGTTCCTCTACAAGATCCACCGGCGCGGCTGGGGCTGGGACTTCCGCCAGTACGGGGAGAAGGACACGCTCGCGCAGATCGAGGAGCGCCGAGGGCAGGGAGCGAAGTACCTCCTGACGGAGAAGACCGGGGTCTTCGCGGACGCGACCGACCCGATCGCGAAGCGCGTCTACGCGCGCTGGCCGGTCGTGCACGACGGGGACGGGATGGTCGTCTTCCGGCTCGAGGAGAAGAAGGTCTCCGCGCGCGCCGCCGCGCGGGGAAAGGGGAAGAACCCCAGGATGAGGAAATGA